The following are from one region of the Lytechinus pictus isolate F3 Inbred chromosome 4, Lp3.0, whole genome shotgun sequence genome:
- the LOC129259130 gene encoding ATP synthase subunit O, mitochondrial-like, with protein sequence MAARRCLPLVRHFSTSSVGAQMVKPPIQVYGFGGRYATALYSAASKQKALDQVDKDLGNVESLMKKSAAMSDFMTNPTINKKAKISVISDVLKGEKMSDSTVNFFSMLAENGRLNKVKVIFVAWRKIMAAHRGEIVCNVTTAKALDSSQQKQVQEALKAFVKKGESLQLNLNVDPALIGGMIVEVGDKYVDMSTASKVRNLTNLIKEAA encoded by the exons ATGGCCGCCAGGAGATGTCTACCTTTG GTTCGTCATTTCAGCACTTCATCAGTGGGTGCTCAAATGGTGAAG CCACCCATCCAGGTGTATGGCTTTGGTGGTCGCTATGCTACAGCTCTCTATTCGGCAGCGAGCAAACAGAAAGCCCTCGACCAAGTAGATAAAGATTTAGGCAATGTTGAG TCACTAATGAAGAAGAGTGCCGCTATGTCAGACTTCATGACCAACCCCACAATCAACAAGAAGGCTAAAATCA GTGTAATATCTGATGTACTGAAGGGAGAGAAGATGTCTGATTCCACAGTAAACTTCTTCAGCATGTTAGCAGAGAATGGACGTCTTAACAAGGTGAAGGTTATCTTTGTTGCTTGGAGAAAGATCATGGCTGCACACAGAGGAGAGATTGTGTGCAATGTCACTACGGCAAAG GCTTTGGATTCTAGTCAACAGAAGCAGGTTCAAGAAGCTCTCAAGGCTTTTGTCAAGAAGGGTGAATCATTGCAGCTCAACCTCAAT GTTGACCCAGCACTGATCGGAGGTATGATCGTGGAGGTCGGCGATAAGTACGTTGACATGTCTACCGCATCAAAGGTCAGGAACCTCACAAACCTCATCAAGGAAGCAgcataa